In Triticum aestivum cultivar Chinese Spring chromosome 5B, IWGSC CS RefSeq v2.1, whole genome shotgun sequence, the following proteins share a genomic window:
- the LOC123110204 gene encoding uncharacterized protein: MLAMRWPWPPAARKFSVRLVVRRAEGLPPAPATDADAEARMAVELKWKGPKARWKGLRVCRNRTRLEAPAPAADAESSVAWDEEFEDVVTLTAASHRKPAAAFHPWDLSFSVLNDSNKGPKGELILGTASLNLADYASAVEEEIEIILPLSAPNGTPESSPSLHLTLSLVELRLPQQSPDAAQRSVACVPLSPSSGDSVPSGKDEHSVIKAGLRKVKIITDLVSTRRSKKPKREDDSSDKYVHSDGAEYPCVIDSDDDLDDRQRDDDLGGSTVRKSFSYGSLQSVNVAGGLFYAHARIDGEHEDWIYYSHRKSDAGYHVEKEPSSTSEENSSVVIRRKRSILPWRKVKLPKKGEPLLKNKNGEEGGDDIDYDRRLLTSSGESVSGGSSGSVSTMESVFGDDNFVVGNWESKEVLSRDGHLKLSTQVFFASIDQRSERAAGESACTALVAVIADWFQANQELMPIRSQFDSLIREGSLEWRKLCENETYRERFPDKHFDLETVLHAKIRPLTVAPNKSFVGFFQPESAEDGSGFDFLDGAMSFDNIWEISQAAEASSTEKPTLYVVSWNDHFFVLKVEADAYYIIDTLGERLYEGCNQAYILKFDDSTTIHKEPAEKKEGSPDSSAHHKDSAESSSTEQDSGTDDTEESELVLKGKEACKEYIKSFLAAIPIRELQADIKKGLMASTPLHHRLQIEFHYTEACPREITLPAPAPAVEAPFEFCWPDPPPAMEFPLAPAVAVV, encoded by the exons ATGCTGGCGATGCGGTGGCCGtggccgccggcggcgaggaagTTCAGCGTGCGGCTCGTGGTGCGCCGGGCGGAGGGCCTGCCCCCTGCCCCCGCGACGGACGCGGACGCCGAGGCCAGGATGGCCGTCGAGCTCAAGTGGAAGGGCCCCAAGGCCAGGTGGAAGGGCCTCCGGGTCTGCCGCAACCGCACGCGCCTggaggcgccggcgccggcggcggatgCGGAATCCTCCGTGGCGTGGGACGAGGAGTTCGAGGACGTGGTCACCCTCACCGCGGCCTCGCACCGCAAGCCCGCCGCCGCGTTCCACCCCTGGGACCTCTCCTTCTCCGTCCTCAAT GATTCAAATAAAGGCCCAAAAGGTGAATTAATTTTGGGAACTGCATCACTGAACCTAGCAGATTACGCATCTGCTGTTGAAGAGGAAATTGAGATTATCCTCCCATTGTCGGCGCCCAATGGCACTCCCGAGTCTTCCCCATCACTTCAT CTCACTCTGAGTTTGGTGGAACTAAGACTTCCTCAGCAATCACCAGATGCAGCACAGCGTTCTGTTGCTTGTGTCCCATTGTCACCATCTTCTGGTGACTCCGTTCCTTCTGGAAAAGATGAGCATTCTGTTATTAAAGCTGGGCTGAGAAAGGTGAAAATCATCACAGATCTTGTGTCGACTCGAAGGTCTAAGAAGCCTAAGAGAGAGGATGACAGCAGTGATAAGTATGTTCATAGTGACGGCGCCGAATACCCTTGTGTTATTGACTctgatgatgatctagatgatagACAGAGGGATGATGACTTAGGGGGTTCAACTGTCAGGAAGTCCTTCAGCTACGGTTCGCTGCAGTCTGTGAATGTAGCTGGTGGCCTCTTTTATGCACATGCAAGGATTGATGGAGAGCACGAGGACTGGATATATTACAGTCACCGTAAATCTGATGCCGGCTATCATGTAGAGAAAGAGCCATCATCCACTTCGGAGGAGAATTCCTCTGTAGTTATTCGGCGAAAAAGGAGCATACTTCCTTGGAGAAAGGTCAAACTGCCGAAGAAAGGGGAACCTTTATTGAAGAACAAGAATGGAGAAGAGGGTGGGGATGATATTGACTATGATCGCCGGCTATTAACCTCTTCTGGTGAATCCGTTTCTGGG GGATCAAGTGGTTCTGTTAGTACTATGGAGTCAGTATTTGGCGATGACAATTTTGTTGTGGGGAACTGGGAGTCAAAGGAGGTACTTAGTCGTGATGGGCATTTGAAGCTTTCCACCCAGGTGTTCTTCGCATCAATAGACCAGAGGAGTGAACGGGCTGCCGGGGAGAGTGCCTGCACCGCACTGGTGGCTGTCATCGCGGACTGGTTCCAGGCAAACCAGGAGCTGATGCCAATCCGCTCACAGTTTGACAGCCTCATCCGAGAAGGGTCTCTAGAGTGGAGgaaactttgtgagaatgagaCCTATAGAGAGCGCTTCCCCGACAAGCACTTTGATCTTGAGACGGTACTTCATGCCAAGATCCGCCCACTCACAGTTGCTCCTAACAAGTCATTCGTTGGGTTTTTCCAGCCTGAAAGTGCAGAGGATGGCAGTGGGTTTGACTTCCTTGACGGTGCCATGTCATTCGATAACATCTGGGAGATCAGCCAAGCAGCGGAGGCTTCTTCTACTGAGAAGCCTACTCTTTATGTTGTCAGCTGGAACGACCATTTTTTCGTCCTCAAGGTCGAGGCTGACGCGTACTACATCATCGACACACTTGGTGAGAGGCTGTACGAAGGTTGCAACCAGGCATACATCTTGAAGTTCGATGACAGCACCACAATTCACAAAGAGCCCGCTGAAAAGAAAGAAGGCAGCCCTGATTCGAGCGCACACCACAAGGATTCTGCAGAAAGCTCCTCCACCGAGCAGGACAGCGGAACTGACGACACCGAGGAGAGCGAGCTCGTGCTCAAGGGCAAGGAGGCGTGCAAGGAGTACATCAAGAGCTTCCTGGCCGCCATCCCGATCCGCGAGCTgcaggccgacatcaagaaggGGCTCATGGCGTCCACGCCGCTGCACCACCGCCTCCAGATCGAGTTCCACTACACCGAGGCGTGCCCCAGAGAGATCACCCTCCCGGCCCCGGCCCCCGCGGTCGAAGCCCCCTTCGAGTTTTGCTGGCCCGACCCGCCGCCCGCCATGGAGTTTCCCCTCGCACCTGCAGTCGCCGTTGTATAG